From the Rhodopirellula islandica genome, the window TGCGAAGCTACGCCTGGCCGGGCAACGTTCGCCAACTCCGCAATGTGATCGACAGTGCGGTGGTGATGGCCGACGAACCCATGATCCAAGAAGACGATCTCGGCCTTCGGGACGCAGGCCTGACGCAGATCGATACCCTGCGAATCGATGTCTGGGAAAAACGCTTGATCGAAAAAGCACTCAATCGTTGCGATGGCAGTGTCCCCGAAGCGGCCAAATTGCTCGGCATCAGCCGCGCAACCGCTTACCGCAAGATCACGGAATACGAGATCGAACGATGAGCGAACCATCGCCTTCCCAGGACCCCATGAAATCGAAATCCGCGGAGGAGGTGGTCTCCGACCACGAGCGGATTTCTGCTCAACGCAAACAACACCTGCACAACCTGGTGGTGATGGCGTTTGCCGACGGATCGCTCAGCCACCGCGAAGTTCACTTGGTTGCCACGCGTTGCGAAGAACTTGGCTTGCATGAATCCGAGCTCGAAGCCGCTTTGGCGTTTGGCATCAGCGACAGCGCCAAACTGCAACTGCCCACCGAGCCCGAGGTGTGTGAATCCACGTTGAAAGACTTGATCCGCATGATGGCCGCCGATGGCCAATTTGTCGAAGCCGAAAAGAGATTGTTCGCCTTGGCAGCCGCCAAGATGGGGCTGACCGGGCAACGACTGCAAACCTTGATTCAATCCGTTCAGCTCGAATTGGGCCGCCCTACGTGACAGACGCTTTCAC encodes:
- a CDS encoding tellurite resistance TerB family protein; translated protein: MSEPSPSQDPMKSKSAEEVVSDHERISAQRKQHLHNLVVMAFADGSLSHREVHLVATRCEELGLHESELEAALAFGISDSAKLQLPTEPEVCESTLKDLIRMMAADGQFVEAEKRLFALAAAKMGLTGQRLQTLIQSVQLELGRPT